A single region of the Apodemus sylvaticus chromosome 7, mApoSyl1.1, whole genome shotgun sequence genome encodes:
- the Bnip2 gene encoding BCL2/adenovirus E1B 19 kDa protein-interacting protein 2 isoform X1 yields the protein MEGVELKEEWQDEDFPIPLPEDDSIEADILDVTGPDRQPGSLEVNGNKVRKKLMAPDISLTLDPGEDSLWSDDLDEGGEVDLEGLDTPSENSDEFEWEDDLPKPKTTEVIRKGSITEYTATEEKEDGRRWRMFRIGEQDHRVDMKAIEPYKKVISHGGYYGDGLNAIVVFAVCFMPESGQPNYRYLMDNLFKYVIGTLELLVAENYMIIYLNGATTRRKMPSLGWLRRCYQQIDRRLRKNLKSLIIVHPSWFIRTLLAVTRPFISSKFSQKIRYVFNLAELAELVPMEYVGIPECIKQYEEEKFKKRQKRVDQELNGKQEPPKSEQ from the exons ATGGAAGGTGTGGAGCTGAAGGAAGAATGGCAGGATGAAGATTTTCCAAT ACCTTTACCAGAAGATGACAGCATTGAAGCAGATATACTAGATGTAACTGGTCCAGACAGACAGCCTG GCTCATTAGAGGTTAATGGAAACAAAGTACGGAAGAAACTAATGGCCCCAGACATCAGCCTGACCCTGGATCCTGGTGAAGACTCTCTGTGGTCAGATGATTTGGATGAAGGCGGAGAAGTTGACCTGGAAGGCTTAGATACCCCATCAGAGAACAGTGATGAGTTTGAGTGGGAAG ATGATCTTCCCAAACCCAAAACTACTGAAGTCATTAGGAAAGGCTCAATTACTGAATACACAGccacagaagaaaaggaagatggaCGCCGCTGGCGCATGTTCCGGATTGGAGAGCAGGACCACAGAGTAGACATGAAGGCAATCGAACCCTACAAAAAAGTTATTAGCCATGGAG GCTATTATGGGGATGGCTTGAATGCCATCGTTGTATTTGCTGTCTGCTTCATGCCTGAGAGTGGTCAGCCTAACTATAGATATTTGATGGACAATCTCTTTAA atATGTTATTGGCACTTTAGAACTGTTGGTAGCAGAGAACTACATGATCATTTACTTAAATGGCGCGACAACTCGAAGGAAAATGCCCAGTCTGGGATGGCTCAGGAGATGCTACCAGCAAATTGACAGACG GTTAAGGAAAAACCTAAAGTCTCTAATCATTGTGCACCCCTCTTGGTTTATCCGAACACTTCTGGCTGTTACAAGACCATTTATCAG TTCAAAATTCAGTCAGAAAATCAGATACGTCTTTAATTTGGCAGAGCTGGCGGAGCTTGTTCCCATGGAGTATGTTGGCATACCAGAGTGCATCAAACA GTATgaagaagaaaagtttaaaaagagacaaaaaag AGTTGATCAAGAGCTTAATGGAAAACAAGAACCACCAAAAAGTGAGCAGTAA
- the Bnip2 gene encoding BCL2/adenovirus E1B 19 kDa protein-interacting protein 2 isoform X2, whose translation MEGVELKEEWQDEDFPIPLPEDDSIEADILDVTGPDRQPGSLEVNGNKVRKKLMAPDISLTLDPGEDSLWSDDLDEGGEVDLEGLDTPSENSDEFEWEDDLPKPKTTEVIRKGSITEYTATEEKEDGRRWRMFRIGEQDHRVDMKAIEPYKKVISHGGYYGDGLNAIVVFAVCFMPESGQPNYRYLMDNLFKYVIGTLELLVAENYMIIYLNGATTRRKMPSLGWLRRCYQQIDRRLRKNLKSLIIVHPSWFIRTLLAVTRPFISSKFSQKIRYVFNLAELAELVPMEYVGIPECIKQVDQELNGKQEPPKSEQ comes from the exons ATGGAAGGTGTGGAGCTGAAGGAAGAATGGCAGGATGAAGATTTTCCAAT ACCTTTACCAGAAGATGACAGCATTGAAGCAGATATACTAGATGTAACTGGTCCAGACAGACAGCCTG GCTCATTAGAGGTTAATGGAAACAAAGTACGGAAGAAACTAATGGCCCCAGACATCAGCCTGACCCTGGATCCTGGTGAAGACTCTCTGTGGTCAGATGATTTGGATGAAGGCGGAGAAGTTGACCTGGAAGGCTTAGATACCCCATCAGAGAACAGTGATGAGTTTGAGTGGGAAG ATGATCTTCCCAAACCCAAAACTACTGAAGTCATTAGGAAAGGCTCAATTACTGAATACACAGccacagaagaaaaggaagatggaCGCCGCTGGCGCATGTTCCGGATTGGAGAGCAGGACCACAGAGTAGACATGAAGGCAATCGAACCCTACAAAAAAGTTATTAGCCATGGAG GCTATTATGGGGATGGCTTGAATGCCATCGTTGTATTTGCTGTCTGCTTCATGCCTGAGAGTGGTCAGCCTAACTATAGATATTTGATGGACAATCTCTTTAA atATGTTATTGGCACTTTAGAACTGTTGGTAGCAGAGAACTACATGATCATTTACTTAAATGGCGCGACAACTCGAAGGAAAATGCCCAGTCTGGGATGGCTCAGGAGATGCTACCAGCAAATTGACAGACG GTTAAGGAAAAACCTAAAGTCTCTAATCATTGTGCACCCCTCTTGGTTTATCCGAACACTTCTGGCTGTTACAAGACCATTTATCAG TTCAAAATTCAGTCAGAAAATCAGATACGTCTTTAATTTGGCAGAGCTGGCGGAGCTTGTTCCCATGGAGTATGTTGGCATACCAGAGTGCATCAAACA AGTTGATCAAGAGCTTAATGGAAAACAAGAACCACCAAAAAGTGAGCAGTAA